A stretch of the Lolium perenne isolate Kyuss_39 chromosome 3, Kyuss_2.0, whole genome shotgun sequence genome encodes the following:
- the LOC127342052 gene encoding glycosyltransferase-like KOBITO 1: MAGYRGASSSSAAGGGGGAAAFATRVLLLLTLLPLALAAFAFALQWRGGMRDPTGAAWPADTQRFPGMENSPLGSSSQGGGGSYFAVSSASASSAAADCAEILGRSASSHGISLYRGWSFDSEAAITPKICITGSTSASLHQILPWLYYHKAIGVSHFILFVEGEAAKPAVTSVLESIRGVKIIFRTKELKEQQDRSRIWNETWLSGFFYKPCNYELFVKQSLNMEMAIVMAREAGMDWIIHLDTDELIHPAGAREYSLRRLLLDVPDNVDMVIFPNYESSVERDDIKDPFTEVSMFKKNYDHLPKDTYFGLYKEATRGNPNYFLTYGNGKSAARVQEHMRPNGAHRWHNYMKTPNEIKLEEAAILHYTYTKFSDLTSRRDRCGCKPTKEDVKRCFILEFDRLAFVIASTATEQEMRNWYHEHVVWTDKDTNLKLLRKGVLTRIYAPMAIIRGLKESGIFTAAVTSAKAHPKVKSSNIGLENKESIHTNVTAARSTTLKEGGNDNSHASARKILEMIDVQEEAMPPLSPPGFLELIESALS, translated from the exons ATGGCGGGCTACCGCGGCGCCTCCTCCTCAtccgcggccggcggcggcggaggggcggcggCGTTCGCGACGCGCGTGCTCCTCCTCCTCACGCTGCTGCCGCTCGCGCTCGCCGCGTTCGCCTTCGCGCTCCAGTGGCGCGGCGGCATGCGCGACCCGACCGGCGCCGCCTGGCCCGCCGACACGCAGCGGTTCCCAGGCATGGAGAACAGCCCTCTCGGCTCCTCCTCCCAGGGAGGCGGGGGCTCCTACTTCGCCGTCTCCTCCGCGTCGGCCTCCTCTGCGGCCGCCGACTGCGCCGAGATCCTCGGCCGGAGCGCCTCCTCCCATGGCATCTCCCTCTACCGAGGCTGGAGCTTCGACTCCGAAGCCGCTATAACCCCTAAG ATCTGTATCACGGGAAGCACATCTGCTAGCCTACACCAAATTCTTCCATGGTTGTATTATCACAAGGCCATTGGTGTTTCACACTTCATTTTGTTTGTTGAAGGAGAGGCTGCTAAACCAGCTGTTACTTCGGTTCTTGAATCTATTCGG GGTGTAAAAATTATTTTCAGAACTAAAGAACTAAAAGAACAACAAGACAGAAG CCGCATTTGGAATGAGACTTGGCTTTCAGGTTTCTTTTACAAGCCATGCAATTACGAGTTGTTTGTTAAGCAGTCACTTAACATGGAAATGGCTATTGTTATGGCAAGG GAGGCTGGAATGGATTGGATCATACATCTTGATACTGATGAGTTAATTCATCCAGCGGGTGCCAGGGAGTACTCTCTGCGGCGGTTGCTTTTGGATGTTCCTGATAATGTTGACATGGTTATCTTCCCCAACTAT GAGAGCAGTGTTGAGCGGGATGACATCAAAGATCCTTTTACTGAG GTTTCCATGTTTAAGAAGAACTACGATCATCTTCCGAAGGATACATACTTTGGCCTCTACAAAGAGGCAACACGGGGTAATCCAAACTACTTCCTCACTTATGGTAATGGGAAATCAGCGGCAAGGGTCCAGGAGCATATGCGCCCGAATGGTGCTCATAGATGGCACAACTACATGAAAACCCCAAA TGAAATCAAGTTGGAGGAGGCTGCTATTCTGCATTACACTTACACAAAGTTCTCAGACTTAACTTCAAGAAGGGATAGGTGTGGCTGCAAGCCAACAAAAGAGGATGTGAAGCGATGTTTTATCTTGGAGTTTGACAGATTG GCATTCGTAATTGCTTCAACAGCTACTGAGCAAGAGATGAGGAACTG GTACCACGAACATGTTGTATGGACGGACAAAGATACCAATTTGAAGCTCTTGAGGAAGGGTGTTTTAACACGCATATATGCACCAATG GCTATTATTCGTGGTCTCAAGGAATCTGGCATCTTCACCGCTGCAGTAACATCCGCAAAAGCACACCCTAAAGTAAAGTCGTCAAACATTGGTCTTGAAAACAAGGAGTCTATCCACACAAATGTAACAGCTGCTCGATCCACTACGTTAAAAGAAGGCGGTAATGACAATTCTCATGCAAGTGCAAGAAAGATTCTGGAAATGATCGATGTCCAGGAAGAAGCGATGCCGCCATTGTCACCCCCTGGTTTCCTTGAGCTCATTGAAAGTGCATTATCATGA
- the LOC127339521 gene encoding uncharacterized protein codes for MAADDLPHPHASLQAQATAVQNIKSMIPVTLDPKASNFTKWRDFLAIAVTQYALTDHLVPPIPPVDAEWLRLDSMFLPWLYGSIASDIADMVMAAGTTSFAVLTAITDLFRDNQQARVGYLGQKLSNITLEDKSITDFCLEQKSIADALADVNAPVTDNAMVWNTIKGLHDHYKDARNLAPLLTTCPSFLKFRNMLLLQELTEAEIVI; via the coding sequence ATGGCCGCCGATGACCTCCCCCACCCACACGCCTCCCTCCAGGCTCAGGCCACCGCCGTCCAAAACATCAAGAGCATGATCCCCGTCACCCTCGATCCCAAGGCCTCCAACTTCACCAAGTGGCGGGACTTCCTCGCCATCGCCGTCACGCAGTACGCCCTCACGGATCACCTCGTCCCACCCATCCCTCCGGTGGACGCGGAGTGGCTGCGGCTGGACTCCATGTTTCTTCCGTGGTTGTACGGCTCCATTGCCTCTGACATCGCCGACATGGTCATGGCCGCGGGCACCACCTCCTTCGCCGTCCTCACCGCCATCACTGACCTCTTCCGCGACAACCAGCAGGCCCGTGTTGGCTACCTCGGGCAGAAGTTATCCAACATCACGCTAGAGGACAAGAGCATCACCGACTTCTGCCTCGAGCAAAAGTCGATCGCCGATGCCCTCGCCGACGTCAACGCACCCGTCACCGACAACGCCATGGTGTGGAACACCATCAAGGGCCTCCACGACCACTACAAGGACGCCAGGAACCTCGCCCCTCTCCTCACAACATGCCCCTCCTTCCTTAAATTTCGCAACATGCTTCTTCTCCAGGAACTAACTGAAGCCGAAATCGTCATCTAG